From the Fulvia fulva chromosome 2, complete sequence genome, one window contains:
- a CDS encoding Major facilitator-type transporter, which translates to MDFERITMPNGADRSGVGPTKIYASATGTENLSDSVDHNVAQQRAVWDQSAVDPVLAKKMDMVNAAIEEIGMTKWHWKLFFLNGFGYAVDSLLIVIQSITQPVITREYGNPHPPLAGISFASQIGMLVGAAAWGLTADVIGRKLAFNSSLFICAGFVLVAGAMPSYISFASMVAFYSAAAGGGYIIDATNLHEFLPRSHQWMVTFMSVWVPIGYAVTGLLAWAFLSNFSCAPDATPATCQRADNWGWRYLHFTCGGLVFLLSLTRIFVIKMEQTPRWLISQNRDEEVYAQLSALAIKYDRPFVLKHGALQEQGQVLHSEKSVWSSLRLKKHFAGLFETKLLTYSTLMIFANWFVVGTVSPLYQVFLPYYLESRGVATGQQSSDYITWRNYAINQVATLAGPCIAAVLVEVPHIGRKGTLAIGATATMALQFGYTQIKTPAQNLGVSCAVSAAQMIYYGVIYAYTPEILPSAHRATGYGCCVILNRIGGIVGVAVGSYADVQTTTPLFVCAGLFGLLIVLSLALPFESRGRGSV; encoded by the exons ATGGATTTCGAGCGCATTACCATGCCGAACGGTGCAGATAGGTCTGGAGTCGGGCCAACAAAAATCTACGCAAGTGCCACAGGCACTGAGAACCTCAGCGACAGCGTCGACCACAATGTTGCACAGCAGAGAGCGGTGTGGGATCAGTCCGCCGTGGATCCGGTCCTAGCCAAGAAGATGGACATGGTAAATGCAGCCATTGAGGAAATCGGTATGACGAAGTGGCATTGGAAGCTATTCTTCCTGAACGGCTTCGGATATGCTGTCGACTCG CTCCTCATCGTAATACAATCCATAACACAGCCAGTAATCACCAGAGAATATGGCAACCCACACCCACCCCTCGCCGGCATATCGTTCGCGTCGCAAATAGGCATGTTGGTCGGAGCAGCAGCATGGGGTCTTACAGCCGACGTGATTGGCAGGAAGCTGGCGTTCAACAGCAGTCTGTTCATCTGTGCAGGATTCGTCCTGGTCGCGGGTGCAATGCCGAGCTATATCTCATTTGCGTCCATGGTGGCTTTCTACAGCGCTGCTGCCGGTGGAGGGTACATCATCGATGCAACCAACCTCCACGAATTCCTGCCGCGATCGCATCAATGGATGGTCACTTTCATGTCCGTCTGGGTACCAATTGGATACGCTGTCACTGGATTACTAGCTTGGGCGTTCTTGAGCAACTTCAGCTGTGCGCCCGATGCCACACCTGCGACTTGCCAACGAGCCGACAACTGGGGATGGCGCTATCTACACTTTACCTGCGGCGGGCTTGTGTTCCTTCTATCTCTGACCCGCATCTTCGTGATCAAGATGGAACAAACGCCTCGCTGGCTCATCAGCCAGAATCGTGACGAGGAAGTGTATGCACAGCTCTCCGCCCTAGCCATAAAGTACGATCGGCCCTTCGTCCTGAAGCATGGTGCCCTACAAGAGCAAGGCCAAGTCTTACACTCGGAGAAATCGGTGTGGTCATCTCTTCGCCTTAAAAAGCACTTTGCCGGACTTTTCGAGACGAAGCTCCTGACCTACTCGACTCTCATGATCTTCGCAAACTGGTTTGTCGTGGGCACAGTCTCTCCATTGTATCAAGTCTTCTTGCCCTACTACCTGGAGTCTCGAGGCGTGGCTACTGGTCAACAGAGTAGCGACTACATCACCTGGCGCAACTACGCCATCAACCAAGTCGCCACCCTCGCCGGACCCTGCATCGCCGCCGTCCTGGTAGAAGTGCCTCACATCGGCCGCAAAGGCACACTCGCCATCGGCGCTACCGCCACCATGGCGCTGCAATTCGGCTACACACAGATCAAGACTCCAGCCCAGAACCTTGGAGTCAGCTGTGCGGTTAGTGCTGCTCAGATGATCTACTATGGCGTGATCTATGCGTACACGCCGGAGATTTTGCCAAGTGCGCATCGAGCGACGGGGTATGGATGTTGTGTGATTCTGAATAGGATAGGAGGCATTGTGGGGGTTGCGGTGGGAAGCTATGCGGACGTGCAAACTACGACGCCGCTGTTTGTGTGTGCTGGGTTGTTTGGGTTGCTGATTGTGCTGAGTTTGGCGTTGCCATTTGAGAGTCGGGGTAGAGGGAGTGTGTGA